One window of the Mytilus galloprovincialis chromosome 14, xbMytGall1.hap1.1, whole genome shotgun sequence genome contains the following:
- the LOC143059279 gene encoding heat shock 70 kDa protein 12A-like: MEGILKRKISIFRGYQDRWFVLTDDGLMKQYEKKPSNASQEAKWETNIMLADINKKKDGLRFNIYSNNGQSIKFKAQSDDEREKWIECFKKCNSLNAEDDKDVCASDQEGTYDGPEPKQGTRKRKESDADILETFKEMTISKKKKDYLMVAAIDFGSAYSGCAFSTKNSFMKNPLDIFMIALDQQGNAPFKVPTVLLLNPDKKFVAFGHKAEDQYTDLLEKTPDEAHKWYYFSRFKMQLYNNMKLKKSMTIKDITGKKEMKAVDVFAFCIEYIWNTLFRRVKELITNLNEENVHLVLTVPAIWSEDARQFMIEAAKKAGIDGERLTLALEPEAAAFCCKSDETQRRASRPVGNIGSFDTGARFLVVDLGGGTVDITSNEILESGQLKEIHSASGGPWGGNTINTRIWKLLRGIFGDKVVTKFIAEHRDDYLELARRVELKKRTVTSDGKITLEIERSLIIEAQNFNPDIIAEEYKDKVKLIRNKLIFSTDVVLQIFKDGIDKIITYVQDLLDQPETKGVSTLLLVGGYAACDLLKDAMKTKFNQLTVICPLDPDLAVLKGAVIMGHMDTAIVGRIAKWHYGIAVLPGPGPSTSTKEEFHTIIRKGQSIKVNAVVTGYDFPIKFNKEEAVIQIYASDEEDPPKVISQDNCRTIGHIRIKLPKSRREARLKIGISTSETEFKVVARDEHTGKCFEWVCSFLN; the protein is encoded by the exons ATGGAGGGAATATTAAAGAGGAAGATATCAATATTTAGGGGTTATCAAGACCGATGGTTTGTCTTGACGGATGATGGACTAATGAAACAATATGAG AAAAAGCCCAGTAATGCATCACAGGAAGCTAAATGGGAAACGAATATCATG CTCGCTGATATTAACAAGAAAAAAGACGGACTGCGTTTCAATATTTATTCGAATAATGGTCAAAGCATAAAGTTTAAAG CGCAATCGGACGATGAAAGAGAAAAGTGGATTGAATGCTTTAAGAAG TGCAATTCCTTGAATGCTGAAGACGACAAAGACGTTTGTGCAAGTGACCAAGAAG GAACCTATGATGGCCCCGAACCAAAGCAAGGAACTCGGAAGAGAAAGGAAAGTGATGCAGATATTTTGGAGACATTCAAAGAGATGAcaatatccaaaaagaa AAAAGATTATTTAATGGTAGCAGCAATCGATTTCGGATCAGCTTATTCTGGTTGTGCCTTTTCAACGAAAAACAGCTTCATGAAAAACCCACTTGATATATTTATGATTGCACTAGACCAGCAAGGAAATGCGCCTTTCAAAGTACCGACAGTGCTTCTTTTAAATCCTGATAAAAAATTTGTAGCATTTGGACATAAGGCGGAAGATCAATACACTGACTTACTGGAGAAAACCCCAGACGAAGCACACAAGTGGTATTACTTTAGCAGATTTAAAATGCAGCTGTATAATAATATG AAACTGAAGAAATCAATGACTATTAAAGACATTACTGGGAAGAAAGAAATGAAAGCAGTAGACGTATTTGCCTTCTGTATAGAGTATATATGGAACACGCTATTTCGTAGGGTAAAAGAGCTAATTACAAATCTAAACGAAGAGAACGTTCATTTGGTGCTCACAGTTCCGGCTATTTGGAGCGAGGATGCACGACAATTCATGATTGAAGCTGCAAAAAAG GCTGGAATAGACGGGGAACGTTTAACACTTGCACTAGAACCAGAGGCGGCTGCATTTTGTTGCAAGAGTGACGAGACACAAAGACGTGCAAGTAGGCCAGTTGGAAACATTGGTTCGTTTGATACAGGTGCAAGATTCCTAGTGGTGGATCTTGGAG GAGGAACAGTCGATATAACATCAAACGAAATCTTAGAATCTGGACAATTAAAGGAAATACACAGCGCCTCTGGTGGACCGTGGGGAGGTAACACGATCAATACAAGAATATGGAAACTCTTGCGAGGAATTTTTGGTGATAAAGTAGTAACAAAGTTCATCGCAGAACATCGAGACGATTACCTCGAACTTGCGAGAAGAGTTGAATTAAAAAAGCGAACTGTTACTTCTGATGGAAAAATTACACTTGAAATTGAAAGGTCGTTAATTATAGAGGCTCAGAATTTCAATCCGGACATAATTGCTGAGGAATATAAGGATAAGGTTAAACTAATTAGAAACAAGCTTATTTTTTCCACCGATGTCGTGCTGCAAATATTTAAAGACGGCATCGACAAAATAATCACTTATGTGCAAGATTTATTGGACCAACCTGAAACAAAAGGGGTGTCAACCCTTCTTCTAGTTGGTGGATACGCAGCATGTGACCTTCTAAAAGATGCTATGAAAACAAAGTTTAATCAACTTACCGTCATTTGTCCTCTTGATCCGGATCTAGCTGTATTGAAGGGCGCAGTTATTATGGGCCACATGGACACTGCTATTGTTGGTAGAATTGCCAAATGGCATTACGGAATTGCGGTTTTGCCTGGGCCAGGACCATCAACTTCAACTAAAGAAGAATTCCATACAATTATTCGGAAAGGTCAGTCGATCAAGGTTAATGCAGTAGTCACCGGATACGATTTTCCGATAAAGTTCAACAAGGAAGAAGCTGTAATACAGATTTATGCATCCGATGAAGAAGATCCACCAAAAGTTATTTCTCAGGATAACTGCAGGACAATAGGTCACATCCGtataaaattaccaaaatctAGAAGGGAAGCACGTCTTAAGATAGGAATATCAACTAGTGAAACAGAATTTAAAGTAGTTGCCAGAGATGAACATACGGGAAAATGCTTTGAATGGGTTTGCAGCTTTCTTAATTAA